The Methanobrevibacter wolinii SH genome includes a window with the following:
- a CDS encoding B12-binding domain-containing radical SAM protein yields MKVLFLNLPYKFNISRASRWPEKTKSGTLYYPYWLSYCVGVCENKGIDVELIDCITRKFDLNDTLNVISQYNPDFIMCETTTPTCSYDYNTINSIKDKFPEITIICGGTHPTILPEEVLNKCHGIDIIVRQEYDFTVPEIVESGNGSKPSIDDLKNIKGISYRDNNGNIIHNIDRPLVDLDKLPWVSKVYQEFLNPNDYAYAFAQKPMIQIVSSRGCPNKCNFCSYPSTMGGRLYRLRSVKDLVDEIEYILTDMPEIKEIFIEDDTFTVNKKRVLEVCDEINKRGLKPIWSCNTRVDLDYETMKAMKDAGCRLLVCGYESGNQEVLNKTKKGITLEQSRNFAKNARDLDIKVFGCFMIGLTGDNLETINETYEFAKEVYPDMCFFQQAVPFPGTEFYTWAKDNGYLVTEDYSKWLNDDGYLNCLVDYPYASHEEIEKIRDNLMSKYYFSFTYIVKTFLANLNWTEFKRVVRGGVQYITFRVKKAIHGHSD; encoded by the coding sequence ATGAAAGTATTATTTTTAAATTTACCATATAAATTTAATATTAGTAGGGCTAGTAGATGGCCTGAGAAAACAAAATCTGGTACTTTATATTATCCGTATTGGCTTAGTTACTGTGTTGGAGTATGTGAAAATAAAGGGATAGATGTTGAATTAATTGATTGTATTACCAGAAAATTTGATTTAAATGATACATTAAATGTGATATCTCAATATAATCCTGATTTTATCATGTGTGAAACTACTACACCTACATGTTCTTATGATTATAATACAATTAATTCAATTAAAGATAAATTTCCAGAAATTACTATTATATGTGGTGGAACTCATCCAACAATCTTACCTGAGGAAGTATTAAATAAATGTCATGGAATAGATATTATTGTACGTCAGGAGTATGATTTTACAGTTCCTGAAATTGTAGAATCTGGAAATGGTAGTAAACCTAGTATTGATGATTTAAAAAATATTAAAGGAATCTCTTACAGAGATAATAATGGTAATATTATTCATAATATTGATAGACCACTTGTAGATTTAGATAAACTTCCATGGGTATCTAAAGTTTATCAAGAATTTTTAAATCCTAATGATTATGCATATGCATTTGCTCAAAAACCTATGATACAAATTGTATCAAGTAGAGGTTGTCCTAATAAGTGTAATTTCTGTTCTTATCCATCAACTATGGGTGGAAGGTTATATCGTCTTCGTTCAGTTAAAGATCTTGTTGATGAGATTGAATATATTCTAACTGATATGCCTGAAATTAAAGAAATTTTTATTGAAGATGATACATTTACTGTAAATAAGAAACGTGTTCTTGAAGTATGTGATGAAATTAATAAAAGAGGTCTTAAACCTATTTGGAGTTGTAATACTCGTGTAGATCTTGATTATGAAACTATGAAAGCAATGAAAGATGCAGGTTGTAGACTTCTTGTTTGTGGTTATGAATCTGGAAATCAAGAGGTTTTAAATAAAACTAAAAAAGGAATTACTTTAGAACAATCACGTAATTTTGCAAAAAATGCACGTGATTTAGATATTAAAGTATTTGGATGTTTTATGATAGGTTTAACTGGAGATAATCTTGAAACTATTAATGAAACTTATGAATTTGCAAAAGAAGTATATCCAGATATGTGTTTTTTCCAACAAGCAGTTCCATTCCCAGGTACTGAATTTTATACTTGGGCTAAAGATAATGGTTATTTAGTTACAGAAGATTATTCTAAATGGTTAAATGATGATGGTTATCTTAATTGTCTTGTAGATTATCCTTATGCAAGTCATGAAGAAATTGAAAAAATTCGAGATAATTTAATGAGTAAATACTATTTTTCATTTACTTATATTGTTAAAACATTTCTTGCAAATCTTAATTGGACTGAATTTAAACGTGTTGTTCGTGGTGGAGTTCAATACATTACATTCAGAGTAAAAAAAGCTATTCATGGTCATTCTGATTAA
- a CDS encoding aldo/keto reductase encodes MEKRLIEKNGDYISPLGFGAMRLPIDKEYEKSKELLREGIDKGINYIDTAFFYGLGKNEKFIGEVLKDGYRDKVKIATKLPAFSIKKREEMDEYLNKELKLLDVSYIDYYYVHGINLKSLRRLENKGIFEFLDKAKAEGKIKNACFSYHGKASEFREILDKYNWDGVLVQFNYFDENIQVSYEDIKYAKSKGLGIFIMEPLKGGLLSKLPKEAEEIFRKEDPNLSPADWAFSWLYNIPEITCVLSGMTNRNDLIENIKIAEAIKENSLSDKKLKTINEVKKLMQEKLPINCSSCGYCMPCKYGVNIPEVFQILNEEDLFNEKHIKNQVKYIIMTSGIQGDQSNAGLCTNCNKCIPLCTQGLNIPKELEKVKKKYEKPGYNQIVWLIKHIGYPIFNKYLEFKR; translated from the coding sequence ATGGAGAAAAGATTAATAGAAAAAAATGGAGATTATATTTCCCCACTTGGATTTGGAGCAATGAGACTTCCAATAGACAAAGAATATGAAAAATCCAAGGAATTATTAAGAGAAGGTATTGATAAAGGAATAAATTATATTGATACTGCTTTTTTCTATGGACTTGGAAAAAATGAAAAATTTATTGGAGAAGTATTAAAAGATGGATATAGAGATAAAGTTAAAATAGCTACAAAATTACCTGCATTTAGTATTAAAAAAAGAGAAGAAATGGATGAATACCTCAATAAAGAATTAAAATTATTAGATGTAAGTTATATTGATTACTATTATGTACATGGTATAAATCTAAAAAGCTTAAGAAGATTAGAAAATAAAGGTATCTTTGAATTTTTAGATAAAGCAAAAGCAGAAGGTAAAATAAAGAATGCATGTTTCTCATATCATGGAAAAGCATCTGAATTTAGAGAGATTTTAGATAAATACAATTGGGATGGAGTACTAGTTCAATTTAATTATTTTGATGAAAATATACAAGTAAGTTATGAAGATATTAAGTATGCGAAATCTAAAGGTTTAGGAATATTTATAATGGAACCACTAAAAGGAGGTTTACTTTCAAAATTACCTAAAGAAGCTGAAGAAATATTTAGAAAAGAAGATCCAAATCTTTCACCTGCAGACTGGGCATTTTCATGGTTATATAATATTCCAGAAATCACTTGTGTACTATCTGGTATGACAAATAGAAATGATCTTATAGAAAATATAAAGATTGCAGAAGCTATTAAAGAAAATTCATTAAGTGATAAAAAATTAAAAACAATAAATGAAGTTAAAAAACTTATGCAAGAAAAACTCCCAATAAACTGTTCTAGTTGTGGATACTGTATGCCTTGTAAATATGGAGTAAATATTCCAGAAGTTTTCCAAATATTAAATGAAGAAGATCTCTTTAATGAAAAACATATTAAAAACCAGGTAAAGTATATAATAATGACAAGTGGTATTCAAGGTGACCAATCAAATGCAGGATTATGTACTAATTGTAATAAATGTATACCCCTATGTACTCAAGGACTTAATATTCCTAAAGAGTTAGAAAAAGTTAAAAAGAAATATGAAAAACCAGGATACAATCAGATAGTATGGTTAATTAAACATATTGGATATCCAATTTTTAATAAATATCTAGAATTTAAACGATGA
- a CDS encoding LemA family protein, with product MNWILIIILIIIIIVILGIIGIYNGLVKSRNKVENSWSQIEVQLNRRADLIPNLVETVKAYASHEKRVFQQVTEARAGLINAQGVEENAKANNILSDSLKSLFAVAENYPELKANENFINLQNQLNETENKIAYARQFYNDTVMMYNNKCQTFPSNIFANAFNFHKADFFKGAEGSNEVPKVEF from the coding sequence ATGAATTGGATATTAATTATCATTTTAATAATTATTATCATTGTAATTCTTGGAATAATTGGAATTTACAATGGTCTTGTTAAATCAAGAAATAAAGTAGAAAACAGTTGGTCTCAAATTGAAGTTCAATTAAATAGACGTGCTGATTTAATTCCGAATCTTGTTGAAACTGTAAAAGCTTATGCAAGTCATGAAAAAAGAGTTTTTCAACAAGTTACAGAAGCAAGAGCAGGATTAATAAATGCACAAGGTGTTGAAGAAAATGCTAAAGCAAATAATATTTTAAGTGATAGTTTAAAATCACTTTTTGCTGTAGCAGAAAATTATCCTGAATTAAAAGCAAATGAAAATTTTATAAACTTACAAAATCAACTTAATGAAACAGAAAATAAAATTGCATATGCAAGACAATTTTATAATGATACTGTTATGATGTATAATAATAAATGTCAAACATTCCCAAGTAATATATTTGCAAATGCATTTAATTTCCATAAAGCAGACTTTTTTAAAGGAGCGGAAGGATCTAATGAAGTTCCTAAAGTAGAATTTTAA
- a CDS encoding DUF2207 domain-containing protein, with product MDKKFIGILVVFIILFASLGLISAEEDNNAYQMTMGIVNLTIGENGLLHVSETYTYQFDGTFHGVYRDIPIKNGQSINNIKINTTNAYSNYEVLDKDSNTKRIKIYLYKNSAKTEPIENRDVNVTVSYDFTNAIKIYNDTGELQYQIWGTQWTKPIHNFTANINYPSKNGVKYWINPYKYSKLPGKWNGSTLTIHSNYLDTNSYLELRTTIPLNEFSSNTPYAIHINKDGLKTIEKIQNDYENKNKTEDKAFSIISIIEIILIFVPFGIYYAYGREPKISYNGIYEREPPTNDSPAFVNGVFVSGIKKEIGKINDDAFKATIMDLINKGYLSIETNEKNFLKSLNIKITDKDQSELKDYEKQAINVISVFENDGVIDFSNIANSMSNEKNWNLYNSKYSTWKNDFTNKYISKSILKQYFNNNGALFMRISGVINLIIGILFTLISFTSDGLSNGPFLMKVSIILIVASIITLLLPQTIGGQWTSKGKEEYEKWKNFKKYLTDFSLIKEYPPESIAIWNKYLVYATALGVAKEVQKAMKNIEYLDNENIEMYNNDLFLFTYYGGLNMLDDAIIAGRYNPDINNIGDLGDFGDIGGGFGGGGGGAF from the coding sequence ATGGATAAAAAGTTTATAGGAATACTTGTTGTATTTATTATACTTTTTGCTTCATTAGGACTAATTAGTGCTGAAGAAGATAATAATGCTTATCAAATGACTATGGGTATTGTTAATCTCACTATTGGTGAAAATGGACTTTTACATGTTAGCGAAACATACACTTATCAATTTGATGGAACATTTCATGGAGTATATAGAGATATTCCTATAAAAAATGGTCAATCAATAAATAATATTAAAATTAATACAACAAATGCATATTCTAACTATGAAGTACTAGATAAAGATAGTAATACAAAAAGAATCAAGATTTATCTTTATAAAAATAGTGCTAAGACAGAACCTATAGAAAATAGAGATGTTAATGTTACAGTAAGTTATGACTTTACTAATGCAATAAAAATATACAATGATACTGGAGAATTACAGTATCAAATTTGGGGAACACAATGGACTAAACCAATACATAATTTTACAGCAAATATTAATTATCCATCAAAAAATGGTGTTAAATATTGGATTAATCCATATAAATATTCTAAACTTCCAGGAAAATGGAATGGTTCAACTCTTACAATACATTCTAACTATTTAGATACAAATAGCTATTTAGAACTAAGAACAACTATCCCATTAAATGAATTTTCAAGTAATACACCATATGCAATTCATATTAACAAAGATGGGCTTAAAACTATAGAAAAAATTCAAAATGATTATGAAAATAAAAATAAAACAGAAGACAAAGCTTTTTCAATTATTAGTATAATTGAGATTATTTTAATTTTTGTACCATTTGGAATATACTATGCTTATGGTAGAGAACCTAAAATATCATATAATGGTATTTATGAAAGAGAACCTCCAACTAATGATTCACCAGCATTTGTAAATGGAGTATTTGTAAGTGGTATTAAAAAAGAGATAGGTAAAATAAATGATGATGCATTTAAAGCTACAATAATGGATCTTATTAATAAAGGATATTTAAGTATAGAAACTAATGAAAAAAACTTTTTAAAATCATTAAATATTAAGATAACAGATAAAGACCAAAGTGAACTTAAAGACTATGAGAAACAAGCAATAAATGTTATTTCTGTATTTGAAAATGATGGAGTTATTGATTTTAGTAATATTGCAAATTCCATGAGTAATGAAAAAAATTGGAACCTTTACAATAGTAAATATTCTACTTGGAAAAATGATTTTACAAATAAATACATATCTAAATCAATATTAAAACAATATTTCAATAATAATGGAGCATTGTTTATGAGAATAAGTGGTGTAATCAACCTTATTATTGGTATATTATTTACATTAATTAGTTTTACTTCAGATGGATTATCTAATGGACCATTCCTTATGAAAGTATCTATTATTTTAATAGTAGCTTCTATTATAACCTTACTCCTTCCACAAACTATTGGTGGACAATGGACATCTAAAGGGAAAGAAGAATATGAGAAATGGAAAAACTTTAAAAAGTATTTAACTGACTTTTCTCTTATTAAAGAATATCCTCCAGAATCTATTGCAATATGGAATAAATATCTTGTATATGCAACAGCACTTGGAGTAGCTAAAGAAGTACAAAAAGCTATGAAAAACATAGAATATTTAGATAATGAAAATATTGAAATGTATAATAATGATTTATTCTTATTTACATATTATGGTGGATTAAACATGCTTGATGATGCAATAATAGCTGGAAGATATAATCCTGACATAAATAATATAGGAGACCTTGGAGACTTCGGAGACATTGGTGGTGGATTCGGAGGTGGAGGTGGAGGAGCTTTTTAA
- a CDS encoding M48 family metallopeptidase gives MKKDNRSAINPFTGKAALDIINDDKFLEECYKEYNQIINQNEIIDNTPYGQVLKRVSNNLINSVTNYLAKIGRLDYIENYYDWEFHLISSDTVNAFCMPGGKIAMYSGMFSIASTEEEIAFIIGHEMSHALLDHSRTQMSKEKRKNSITSAARLSGIGLALLGQEALGYGLIELSNAADIGYNSLILMPFGREQELEADRLGMAIIYWAGYNIENIPDFWERMYENNPNEIDFLSTHPSDDKRIAKMRELIIETENETDFYSKPIIRESTVKIDPKKIKLNKETHIIKRNRCRKCGNICKENDKFCNNCGSKLETEYLCSNCYSKVEKEDKFCNNCGKEFKGKNNFCINCGKPIQKDDKFCMNCGFKLK, from the coding sequence ATGAAGAAAGATAATAGAAGTGCAATTAACCCATTTACTGGAAAAGCAGCATTAGACATAATAAATGATGATAAATTCTTAGAAGAATGTTATAAGGAATATAATCAAATTATTAATCAAAATGAAATAATTGACAATACACCTTATGGTCAAGTTCTAAAAAGAGTGTCTAACAACCTAATTAACTCTGTAACTAATTACTTAGCAAAAATAGGTAGATTAGATTATATTGAAAATTACTATGACTGGGAATTTCATTTAATATCAAGTGATACAGTAAATGCATTTTGTATGCCTGGTGGAAAAATAGCCATGTATTCTGGAATGTTTAGTATTGCAAGTACAGAAGAAGAAATAGCTTTCATTATAGGACATGAAATGTCACATGCATTACTCGACCATAGTAGAACCCAAATGAGTAAAGAAAAAAGAAAAAATAGTATAACATCAGCAGCAAGACTTAGTGGAATTGGATTAGCACTTTTAGGTCAAGAAGCATTAGGTTATGGATTAATAGAATTATCAAATGCAGCAGATATAGGATATAATTCACTTATATTAATGCCTTTTGGAAGAGAACAGGAATTAGAAGCAGATCGTTTAGGAATGGCAATAATATACTGGGCAGGATATAATATAGAAAATATACCTGATTTTTGGGAGAGAATGTATGAAAATAACCCAAATGAAATTGATTTTTTATCTACACATCCATCAGATGATAAAAGAATAGCTAAAATGAGGGAATTAATAATAGAAACAGAAAATGAAACTGATTTTTATAGTAAACCTATTATTAGAGAAAGTACTGTAAAAATTGATCCTAAAAAGATAAAATTAAATAAAGAAACACATATTATAAAAAGAAATAGATGTAGAAAATGTGGAAATATCTGTAAAGAAAATGATAAATTTTGCAATAATTGTGGAAGTAAATTAGAAACAGAATATTTATGTTCAAATTGTTATTCAAAAGTAGAAAAAGAAGACAAATTCTGCAATAATTGTGGTAAAGAATTTAAAGGTAAAAATAACTTCTGTATAAACTGTGGAAAACCTATACAGAAAGATGATAAATTCTGTATGAATTGTGGATTTAAATTAAAATAG